GAAGTGCGCGGCCTTGACAGCCACTCCGCTCGTCGGTGGTTACGATGTGCGAGCCGGGACGGAAGGATGGGCTTCGCAGGGGCCGAACAAAGGGATGAGGTCAGAAGAGAGAACGGGAGGCGCTGCTGGCAACGTGTCTACAGGTCGGGACGTGTTCGCGCCTTGGCGAGATGCTCGTCATAGACCTCGATCGGCGACCGGAAGCCGTGGAGTTTGCGAGGGCGCGTATTGAGCTTCCAGGCGATAGCATCCAGTTCCTCCTGGGTCAGACCTGACAGGTCGGTGCCCTTGGGCAGATACTCGCGCAACAAGCCGTTGGTGTTCTCGTTGGAGCCGCGCTGCCAGGGGCTATGCGGATCGGCGAAATAGACGGTGACGCCGGTGACGGCCGTCAGCTCCTTGTGACGCGACATCTCTTTTCCCTGATCGTAGGTCATCGTCTTGCGCATCGGCATGTGCACGCGATTGAGGCTGCCAGTGAACCCCGCGAGCGCGGCCTCGGCAGTTGCACCCTCCATGCGAGCGAGCAAAACCAAGCGGCTGGTGCGCTCGACTAAGGTGCCAACGGCAGACTGATTGCGTGCACCCTTGATCAGATCGCCTTCCCAATGGCCGGGAACGAGGCGATCCTCGACCTCGGGTGGGCGCACGTGCAGGCTCAGCATATCGGGG
The genomic region above belongs to Candidatus Saccharimonadia bacterium and contains:
- a CDS encoding IS30 family transposase, yielding MGTNYEHLTAEERATLMVMRADGCSQRAVARSLGRNPSTISRELTRNASCCKPVCDTTAVAPYDASLAGKRALVLRQEPRRSSKLAADTALFGVMQNYLREGWSPEQIAGMLKRAWPDDPSKTVSHETIYTALYVMPRGGLRKDLIACLRHGRAKRRPRSRGQDRRGQIPDMLSLHVRPPEVEDRLVPGHWEGDLIKGARNQSAVGTLVERTSRLVLLARMEGATAEAALAGFTGSLNRVHMPMRKTMTYDQGKEMSRHKELTAVTGVTVYFADPHSPWQRGSNENTNGLLREYLPKGTDLSGLTQEELDAIAWKLNTRPRKLHGFRSPIEVYDEHLAKARTRPDL